The following DNA comes from Gammaproteobacteria bacterium.
GGGAGCGGAGTTCACGATGGTCAAGTTCCGCTCCATGGTTCACGACAATGACGAGAGCGTTCATCGTGAGTACTACCGGCGGTTCGTGGAGGGCAGAGCCGAGTCCCGAAGAAACGAAGAAGGAGACGAGGTATTCCTCCTCGATGATGCGCGCGTGACCCGTGTGGGACGGATACTGCGGCGCACCTCCCTCGATGAACTCCCGAACCTGCTCAACGTGCTGCGCGGTGAGATGTCGCTTGTTGGTCCCAGGCCGCCGATCTCCTACGAAGTCGAGTTCTACGATGAACACGCTCTGCGCAAGCTGTTGGTGAAGCCAGGCATGACCGGACTGGCCCAAGTCAGCGGACGTGGGGCGCTGACGTTCGATGAGGTGATCGGCTACGACCTCGACTACATCGATCGCCGGTCACTCCGCATGGACGTGGGCATCCTGCTGCGAACGATCCCGGCCGTTGCCAGACGCCGGGGCGTCTGATTGTCATGACTCGTGTTCTTACCATTTCCCAATCCCACCTTGCGCGTGATCCTCGGGTGCGACGTACGGTTCGGGTGATGCTCCGGGAGGGATGGGACGTTGAGGGCCTCTTCCTCGACGATCCGGTGAGCGAAGGCCACTTGCGCACCTGGCGGTTTCCGATCGACCGGAAACGGGGCGGCGCATTGCGGTATGTCTTCGAGTACACCTCGTTCTTCGTCTGGAGCTTCGTCTGGCTCAGCCTTCGAACTCTCGTGCGCAGGCCTGCGCTGGTCTATGTGAACTCACCCCCGGACTTCTTCGTGTTCGCTGCGATCGTGCCGAAGCTGCTCGGCGTCCCGGTCGTTCTGGATATCCATGACCCGATGCCGGAACTCTTCGTCTCCAAGGAGCGGACCTCGAGAGCGGTCATCCGGTTGCTGGAGACACAAGAACGCTGGTCGCTCCGTTTTGCGGATCGGGTCATTACGGTCCATGAGCCGCTGAGGGAACTCCTCTCGTCCCGGACGCACCGTGTCCCCATCGACGTTGTCATGAACGTTCCCGACCTTGAAGGCTGGGAGCCGGCCAGTGAGCGGCCGGCCGGCAGAGTCATGGTGTTCACGGGAAGCGTTGCGGTGCGGTATGGGATCGACGACGTCATTCGAGCCTTGGCGGAGGTTCGAGACGCGATACCGGGAATCCGTTTCCGGATCGTCGGAGAGGGTGAGGATGAGAAACGGCTCGCCGACTTGGCCGCCGAACTGGGCGTTGCCGATCAGATCGAGTTCCTCGGAAGGGTGGCGTACCGGGACATTCCTTCCGTGCTGGCCGATGCCTGGGTGGGTGTCAACGTGCCGAAGCCGGACGCTCTCGGAGGCCTGTCGTTTTCGAACAAGATCGTGGAGTGGGTGCTGCTTGGCATTCCGGTGATCGCGGGGAGGTCATCGACATTGCTCAGGTATTTCCCCGAGGGGACTCTGATCTACGTTCAGCCGGGCGATCCCGGCGAGATCGCGGCGGCGCTGGTGCGTCTCGATGCCGCGTCGACGGCCGACATCGAGAAACGGGGGGAAGCGTCACGTGCAGCGGTCGAGGCGATCTCCTGGCCGGTGCAACGCGAGCAGCTGCTCGGAGTGTTGACCGGAGTCATGGATGCGGCAAAGGGTCCAGATCGGATGTCAGGGCACTGAGAGCCTGGAACCTCGCAAGGTCCGAGGCGACACCTGGGCTCACCGCTCCTTCGCCGCCGAAGATCGTCACCGAAGAGGGTCGCAGGCGCAGCAGCTCCTGCTCGGTTGGTGCAGGCAGCGTCTCCGGGTCCGTGAGCAGCAGCGGAGCACCGTGAAGAGCGGCCA
Coding sequences within:
- a CDS encoding sugar transferase, which gives rise to MDIVGSALLLVVTSPVFLVVAAAIKLDSPGPVFFKQTRVGRGGAEFTMVKFRSMVHDNDESVHREYYRRFVEGRAESRRNEEGDEVFLLDDARVTRVGRILRRTSLDELPNLLNVLRGEMSLVGPRPPISYEVEFYDEHALRKLLVKPGMTGLAQVSGRGALTFDEVIGYDLDYIDRRSLRMDVGILLRTIPAVARRRGV
- a CDS encoding glycosyltransferase, producing MLREGWDVEGLFLDDPVSEGHLRTWRFPIDRKRGGALRYVFEYTSFFVWSFVWLSLRTLVRRPALVYVNSPPDFFVFAAIVPKLLGVPVVLDIHDPMPELFVSKERTSRAVIRLLETQERWSLRFADRVITVHEPLRELLSSRTHRVPIDVVMNVPDLEGWEPASERPAGRVMVFTGSVAVRYGIDDVIRALAEVRDAIPGIRFRIVGEGEDEKRLADLAAELGVADQIEFLGRVAYRDIPSVLADAWVGVNVPKPDALGGLSFSNKIVEWVLLGIPVIAGRSSTLLRYFPEGTLIYVQPGDPGEIAAALVRLDAASTADIEKRGEASRAAVEAISWPVQREQLLGVLTGVMDAAKGPDRMSGH